The Lichenicola cladoniae sequence CGAAGTTCTCGCTAACGTGGGTGACGTGCAGGGTCTTCGCATCGGCGACAATCAGCACGCCATACGGCTGGATCGCACCGGGGGCATGGATCGGCTCGATGTCGCAGGAGGTGAGGTCGGCGACGACCGGGCATTGCAGGGTCGTAATCATCCCCGGCACCCGTCCGCGGCAGGAACGAGTTTAGGCTCGAATGCCAGCACAAAGGCGGTGAAGGCCTGCCTCGCGCCTCCCATCAGATGCGGTCGATCATTGGGTCGTGCCGCGCCGAACGCGTCGATGGCCGCCAGCACGGTACGCCAGGGAGGTCCGGGGTTTGGTGGACATATTGCAGCACGGACATCGGGTGATTTGTCATCTAGCAGGATCCCAGCGATAGGCGGAGGCCCTAACTGTTTGGTTGCGGAACATTGTTGGGATCCGGTAGGGTTGGCGATCCAGGACTATGCCTACAGGTTTAACCGCCTTGCCGCTGTAGCCGGACACAGGTGACGCATGCCGCAGATCCATCCGCAAGCCCGTACCACACCCGCCACCCGTATCGAGATCGCCCGATCCACGGAGCCGAGTAGCACTGTAGCCAGGCGCTACGGCATCAGCGCCGAAACGGTACGCAAGTGGCGCAAGCGAGGTGCCGCTGACTGCCTTGATCACTCAGCGCGCCCGCACCGACTTCCCTGGAAGGCGACTGATGAAGAGCGTGCAATCGTCTGCACCCTGCGACGTGAAACCAACTTTCCTCTGGATGACCTGACTTTCGCCGTCTGCCACTTCCTGCCACACCTCAATCGCGACAGTATCTGGCGTATCCTCAAGGCAGCCGGTCTCAATCGCAGACCTAAGCCCTCCTCCGAACAGCCCACCAAAGGCCAGGGAACGTTCCGTGAATACGACCTTGGCTTCGTGCATATCGACATCAAGCATCTGCCAAAGCTGCAGACAGCTAATGCCGAAAGACGCAAGCGGTATCTCTACGTGGCTATCGATCGATGCTCACGCTCGGTCCACCTTGCCGTCAAGGACGACGAAACCGAAAAGAGCGCCATTGCCTTCCTCCGCGAGGCGGCCGCTGCCTTTCCATTCCCGCTCACCCACGTGCTGACCGATAACGGCAGCTGCTTCACGCCGGCCTTCGCAAAGGTATGCGCAAGCCTGGGCGCGCACTATCGCCATACCAAGCCGCGAACCCCACAAACCAATGGCATGGTGGAGCGCTTCAACGGCCGCATTAGCAGCGAGGTATTGGGCATCAACATCTACTCGCATCGTGCTCTCGAGCAGGTTCTCCGCGGCTTCAACGTCGCCTACAACGCGCGCCGCCAGCGGGTCCTCGCTGCCAGAACACCAAACCAGGTCGTGCAGGAACGACTGGCTTCTATCTGTTCAACCGATCATCGCGAGGCAAACACCAGAGCAGGTCCATGCGACCTCACCAAGGCTCGACTGATCGTAGAAGCCGCCAAGGAGGTCTCACAACCAGACACCTAGCACTACTTTGGCAGATTCTTTTGTTGTGGGCGAGTTTGAGGATTCCCAGAAGCGAGTTTGCATGATTCATGGAGGTCGGCTTTTGGAAGGCTGACCGATGAACGTGGACTGGCGCACGGATTTGGATTGCTGGCTGTCGCCGTTTATCACCGCGCTTAGGCATAAGACGAGGGCGCGGATGTGTCCCGCCTATATCGCCGGGCTGATTGGTCCAGGAGACCGCAAAAGCGTCCAACCGATGGCGGCACGTGCTGACGAAGTCGGCTACGATCAGCTTCATCACTTCGTTGCCGTCGGCGCTTGGGACAGTGCTCCACTTGAGGCGGCCCTGCTGAAAAAGGCCGATGACCTGGTTGGCGACAAGGC is a genomic window containing:
- a CDS encoding IS481 family transposase; this encodes MPQIHPQARTTPATRIEIARSTEPSSTVARRYGISAETVRKWRKRGAADCLDHSARPHRLPWKATDEERAIVCTLRRETNFPLDDLTFAVCHFLPHLNRDSIWRILKAAGLNRRPKPSSEQPTKGQGTFREYDLGFVHIDIKHLPKLQTANAERRKRYLYVAIDRCSRSVHLAVKDDETEKSAIAFLREAAAAFPFPLTHVLTDNGSCFTPAFAKVCASLGAHYRHTKPRTPQTNGMVERFNGRISSEVLGINIYSHRALEQVLRGFNVAYNARRQRVLAARTPNQVVQERLASICSTDHREANTRAGPCDLTKARLIVEAAKEVSQPDT